The Vicia villosa cultivar HV-30 ecotype Madison, WI linkage group LG1, Vvil1.0, whole genome shotgun sequence genome includes a region encoding these proteins:
- the LOC131601011 gene encoding CASP-like protein 2C1 has protein sequence MTPKQPLDLTTLENFHLSLKKIIMEFQIARGEIFLRVIAILLLVLTACLVAFDTQTKVVFLTIEKKVTYKDVEALKILLYVSSSAAGYNLLQLCKHSCSSIGSYDMCMVWINLLLDQIAVYLTFATNTALFQAALFALTGSDAFQWLKVCNKFTRFCEQIAGAILCCFVASILMAMISIISAYRVFRMYSPKRFLRLKGK, from the exons ATGACCCCCAAACAGCCCCTAGACTTAACAACACTAGAAAATTTTCATCTCTctctcaaaaaaataataatggaatTCCAAATAGCAAGAGGAGAAATTTTTCTAAGAGTGATAGCAATATTGCTCTTAGTATTAACAGCTTGTTTAGTTGCTTTTGATACTCAAACAAAAGTTGTGTTTTTAACTATTGAAAAGAAAGTTACTTATAAGGATGTGGAAGCTCTCAA gaTTTTGCTGTATGTTTCATCTTCAGCTGCTGGATATAACTTGCTTCAATTATGCAAACACTCTTGTTCTTCAATAGGATCTTATGATATGTGCATGGTTTGGATTAATTTGTTATTAGATCAG ATTGCTGTGTACTTAACATTTGCCACAAACACAGCCTTATTCCAAGCAGCTCTATTTGCACTAACTGGCTCAGACGCATTCCAGTGGTTGAAAGTATGCAACAAATTCACCAGATTCTGTGAACAAATTGCAGGGGCAATACTATGTTGCTTTGTAGCATCCATTTTAATGGCTATGATATCAATTATCTCAGCCTATAGAGTTTTCAGAATGTACTCTCCCAAGAGGTTCTTGCGTTTGAAAGGAAAATGA